The DNA region TATAGGAAAGGAGAATTATTAAAGAAGCTCAGGACATTTTTTCTCTACCGAAATGGCCAACCCATGGTTTCATGTCTCTGTTTTCTTCCTCTCTTTTTATTACACCTTTGCTTTGTTATCTACTGATGATGAATCTGCTCTTCTTGCATTCAAATCCTCCATTACTTCAGACCCAAATCACATGCTTGGTAACTGGTCAacctcttcatcatcttctttatGCAACTGGGTTGGTGTCATTTGCGATTCGGACAACGGAAGAGTGAAGTCTCTGAATCTTAGTAACATGGGTCTCGTAGGTACCATTCCCCCTCACGTGGGGAACCTCTCTTTCCTTGAGGAGCTTGACCTCAAAGGCAACAACTTTCATGGTATGTTGCCGCAGGAGATGTTTTCtttgcaacaactaaggttgctCAACTTGAGTTCCAACGCGTTTGGTGGTTCCATTCCTCAATCTGTGTCCAGCTTGTCCAACTTGGTCGAATTCGATTGTTCATCAAATCTCATCAATGGAACTATTCCACCCGTGATTGGCCAACTTCGCCAATTGAAGCTCTTCAATTTTGAGAATAACTCACTTTCTGGAATTATACCACCAACAgtttccaacctcactttgcttGAAGTATTCAACCTTGGTTCTAACTTCATATCAGGTACTATTTCCGTACCTAATAGTCACATGCATTTAGacattttcttttaagagagaaGTCTTGTGTATATcacttttagttttctttttttttctagtagtaattaaaatagagtggaaattcaggtgcagcaaacttcacgtgaagttgatatctaagagtcgttagatgatttaattgatttaactaaatttttatctaataacttTCGGATATCAATTTGACGTAAAGTCGATTTACTCGAGTTTTTAACTTAAAATAGTAGTGTGGAAGTTATATTTTTAAGTGAACGTTCAATTTGTTATAGTAATATTAACATTATTTtccataatttaattttaattaatacattGTATATATTCTTTCTATGTACAAAGGGACATGATAAGATAACTGAACAGATAAGATAAAGAAATTTGAAGGTTGACTTTTCAAAGTCCATTTTTGCTACCTGCATGATGTAATACGTACACGACCACATGAGGGTTGAGGCAAGATAACAATCAAATACTAACTCTTAAGTCTTAACTCATCAGTTTTCACACGAAATTAAATAAGGAATTTGAGTTTAAGGTTTTCTATACacgctgttttttgtttttatctaaAGATAATAGATAAGAATCATTAAACAATAATTgagtcaaatatattaaattatttaataagttTGTGAAAGAATTTATGTGAATGCAACAAAAGCTTTTCTAATTTTGCCGGCACCGGTTATTGATGAGAGCAACAAAAGCTTTCTTCCAAAGTCAATACAACCTGAACTCTCTCTCTTGATATTAAATTAAGGAGCAAACTCAGctgcagtcgacttcacatgaagttgatagttaaaagttagatgaaaatttagtcaaatcagtcaaatcatctaacgactttcaattatcgacttcacgtgaagttgagtttccactttaaattaaataaattaatcagACAACTACTGGTTAGAAATATTATTCACAGTTTTAAGAACGTTAAAATTTGGATGCTAGATGTTAGGAATGTTGTTTTCTATTACCATGCATAGAGTTTATACACTTTATTATTATTCCAACTTGCATAATAATGTTTTTTCATGTATTTGATGAATTAAAGGAGAAATTCCAAGAGAGGTGGGTGATCTTACTAAACTAAGGAGAATGAGATTTGATCACAATAAGCTTAGTGGCAAAATTCCAGCAACATTATTCAACATGTCAGTGTTGTATGATTTCATTCTTCACTTCAATGATCTTTCTGGCACTCTTCCATCAAACATTTGTCAAGGCCTTCCCCAACTTTCTTACCTTTATCTCAACGAAAATGATCTCTCTGGTAAGATGCCAACTGTTTGGCATAACTGCCAAGAGTTGATCCATGTTAATCTATCCGTCAATGGTTTCGATAAAGGTCCCATGCCAAGCGATTTCGGGAACTTGACTAAGCTTCAGTATTTATATCTTGATGATAATAACTTGGAAGGTATGAACTTACACCAGCATTGTTAATTACTTGATAGTAAATGCCTAAAATACTATGTTCTGGAAAGCATTGTTTAATGCttattattgtgtatatatatatatatacaggtgAGGTTCCATTCTCCCTTTTAAACATCTCTTCTTTGGTGATAATGAGCCTTATGGAGAACAAGTTAAAGGGGCAGCTTCCAAGTGATATGTGTCATTTGCTCCCTCAACTGGAATGTTTGTACCTAGATACCAATCAATTTGAAGGGATCATTCCAAGATCAATTAGCAgatgcacacaactcaaagtttTAAGACTAATGTATAACCAGTTTACAGGTATATACTTCTTCATACTTGACCAATTTACCTACTCTTGCATGTATTTAGTCCTGTTCAATTTACTACTTGAATCCATATTGTTGAGACATTTTGCTATGCTTCTAGGTACCATACCAGGTGAGCTTGCTGATCTGAACAATCTTCAGTATCTTATGCTTGGATTTAACAAATTGAGTGGAACTATTCCTCTAAAGCTTCTGAATAGTACAGCTTTGAGATTGTTGTATCTTTCTTACAATTCTCTCTCAGGCACTCTTCCATCAGACAAAGGCTATAACCTTCCTAACCTGGATCAACTGCACTTGACTGGGAACAAATTTGTTGGAACCATTCCAAGTGGTTTATTCAATGCTACTTTGCTCACTAAACTGGACTTGAGTGAGAATCAATTCAGCGGAGTCATGCCAGCTGCGTTTCGAGATCTAACCATACTCGAAGTTCTCCATATAGGTGGCAATAACTTGACAACCGATAATGATTCTCATGAACTCGACTTCCTTACTTCCTTGACAAGTTCTACACATTTGAGAAGGATAATCCTATCTAACAATCCTTTAAATGCAACTCTTCCTAAATCAATTGGAAACTTGTCCCAATCTTTGGTACTCTTTCAAGCAGATAATTGTGGAATCTATGGCAACATTCCAATGGAAGTAGGAAACATAACTAGCCTgtggaatttgaatttatatggGAATAATATATCTGGACCAATTCCTACTACAATCAAAAGGTTACAGAACCTTCAGTCTTTGAATCTGAGCTACAATGGATTGCAGGGATCCATCATTGATGAGCTTTGTGAAATCATGAGTTTAAGTGTGCTAGCTTTATCAAGCAACAAGCTTTCTGGAGCAATACCAGCATGCTTGGGAAATATGGCTTCTCTTAGAAAGGTTTACATGGATTCTAATAAATTGAACTCGGGGATTCCATCTTCTTTTTGGAATCTCAATGACATCTTAGAGGTGAACCTGTCCTCCAATGCTTTAACTGGACAACTTTCACCAGGGATAGAAAAATTGAGAGCTCTTGTACTATTGGATCTATCAAGAAATGACATTTCAGGTGACATTCCTGCAATAAGTTCACTAGCTCTGCAAAATCTTTCCTTGGCAAGCAACAAGTTGCAAGGTTCCATTCCTGAATCACTTGGTCAGTTGGTAAGCTTAAACTCTTTGGACTTGTCTCAAAATCTTTTGTCTGGTTCCATTCCAAAATCCTTAGTGTCCCTTACTTTTCTTAAATACATCAACTTGTCCTACAATAACTTGCAAGGAGAGATTCCCAGTGGTGGACCTTTTGCCAATTTCACTGCTCAATCTTTCATGCATAATGAAGCACTCTGTGGTAACCCTCGCTTACAAGTCCCTCCATGTGCTAAACAAGATGGCAAAAGTTCAAGGCTAAAACTGATTTTAGCCATTTGCATACCCCTTGTACTAGTGTTAATCATTTTGATTCTTGCATACATAATTGTTCGCCGACATAGAATAAAAGATGTTGAGAATCCAGCTGAAAAGAATTCATCAGACTTGGGAGCAGCAAAAAGGATTTCCTACTATGAACTTGTCCAAGCAACCAATGGATTTAATGAGAGTAACTTAATTGGAAAGGGAGGTTTTGGTTCTGTGTATCAAGGCATGCTCTCTAGTGGGATGATAGTTGCCATTAAAGTGATTAACGTGGACTTGGAAGCAACATCCAAGAGCTTTGATGCAGAATGCAATGCAATGCGCAATTTACGCCATCGAAATCTTGTTAAGGTTATCACTAGTTGCTCAAATGATGAGTTCAAATCTTTGGTGATGGAATTCATGCCAAATGGAAGCCTGGACAAATGGTTGTATTCACATAACTATTGCCTAGATTTCTTGCAAAGGTTGAATATAATGTTGGATGTGGCATCTGCATTGGAATATCTTCATTATGGTTCTTCAATACCAGTTGTTCATTGTGATCTGAAGCCTAGTAATGTCTTACTAGATCAAGAAATGGTTGCACATGTTAGTGACTTTGGCATTGCCAAGCTCTTGGATGAAGGACAATCCATAACACATACTAAGACCATGGCTACACTAGGCTATGTTGCACCAGGTACTTTCTTAATTCTTATTACTTTCTAGTTAACTATAGCACAATCTAAGCTATTTTATTTGCTTCTTATATTGATAACATTTgataatcattattattattattactgaaATGCAGAATATGGATCTAAAGGAATTATTTCAATCAAAGGAGATGTGTACAGCTATGGAATCATGCTAATGGAAGTATTCACAAGAAAAATGCCAACAGATGATATGTTTGCTGCAGAGTTGAGCTTGAAAAGTTGGATCAACAACTCAATGCCAAATTCAGTGATGGAAGTTGTGGACTCTAATTTAATACAACTATATGGTGATGAAGATATTGATGTTGTATTGCCTCATATATCATCTGTGTTGAGATTAGCTTTGAGTTGTTGTACAGATTCAGCTGAAGAACGAATTAAAATGACAGATGTGGTTGCAGCATTAACCAAGATCAAGAATGAGTTCACCTTAATGAAAGAATGAGCAAGCCAGTGAAATATGCATGGCTCATCTGTATGGATTTCAAAGCTAAATTAAAAGAATGTCAAGTCATAAATAAGATAATAATATATGTAATTGTTGTTCTCCTAGCCCCTATTTTATATAGATATATCTACAGAAGTTCACATGCATAGATATTGTTACGCCTTAATTAAAGAGCTCAAGAGTACTTTCCACACATGAGATGAGCATAATTAATCATAGTTAGTGACCAAATCAATATTCTAAAGAGAGATGAAAAAGCCACTTATACTTTAAGGACATACATAATTGTATCATTAGAAAGAATCTACAAATGATTTTTTTCTTAAGAAAGAATAGTAAACAAGATACTGAAAATGACATAACAGCTCATCAATAGTACTAGTGACATGCCATACATGCATCGTCCTTGTTACCCTTACCAAGAAATCATTTAAATATTCATCAACTTGGTATAAAGTAtggattatataattaaataacaacgTCTGAATAAAATAAAGGTGATGAAGTAGTCAGTAGTGGCATGCATgacaacattaaaataaaaagtgcCACTTGTcataagaaaacaaaatgaaattgCCACATGTTTCTAAAACagacaattttattttggtcAGAAATAGTGATAATTTTAACTTGTATATATAGACTATAAATAaacagaaataaatatttttttaaaaaataattatgtattgaattattgataacaatattttgaaaaatatgtagCTAACCATACCATCTCTTACTAAAATAAAAGTGTCATAGTTTTCTGGTCGGCAAGTTGTCTGCAACAATAATGATGGACACACAGTACAAGGGATAGTTTTGACTAGTTTGAGTGAATTATCACTAGAGTGTGAATTTTATGCAATTATTTTCTGTCTTTCTTTTCAAAGGTtataaattcttttgaaaaattatataCAAGTTACATAAGTTGGCAACTAAAAATTATCTGTTAAAGAAAAATGTGTTCATCAggtcatattaaaaaaaaaaaaagcatttgtGCAAgttatattctcttctttcaggTGCTTAGATTCATCCAATCCAACCTATTGATGTAATGGCAAAACTATGTTTTTATCTCTCTACCTTCTGTCTCTCACTATTTTACTTCATGGCATGCTTAGTTCTGAGTGAAGTGAACATCAGCACAGATGATGAACATGCTCTTCTTGCATTCAAGTCTTCCATTACTTCAGACCCCAATAATCTCATGCTTAGTAATTGGtcaacctcatcatcatcatcttcttctctgTGCAACTGGGTTGGTGTTACATGTGATTTGGGTAATGGAAGAGTGAAGTCTTTGAATCTCAGCAACATGGGGCTTGTAGGTACCATTCCTCCACAAGTGGGGAGCCTCTCATTCCTTGAGGAGCTTGATCTCAAAGGAAACAGCTTCCATGGTGAGTTGCCACATGAATTGTATCAGTTGCAACAACTGAAGTTGCTCAACCTGAGTTATAACAACTTTGGTGGTTTCATTTTGGACTCAATATCCAACTTTTCTAAGTTGGTTTACTTGGACTGTTCATCAAGTTTCAGCAAAGGATCCAATACTATTCTACCAGTCATTGGACAGCTTCAACATTTGAAGGTTTTGAGGTTAGATAACAACTCTCTTTCAGGATTCATTCCACCAGCCATATCTAATCTCTCTTCACTTGAAGTCATTAGCCTTGGTTATAACACCTTGTCAGGTAATAATACCTTATATTTTAGCACACATTATCACATGTTAAACATCTCAACATTGCAGTAATAAGTGAATAGTGTTGCTTATATAGGTGAGATTCCAGTGTCTCTGTTGAACATCTCTTCATTGAGGCATTTCAGTGCTGGCTACAACAATTTAAATGGAACTCTCCCTAAAGAGTTGTGCCATCAGCTTCCTCAACTTGAATTCCTTCTTTTGGATTTTAATCAATTTGAGGGAACTATTCCAGCATCAATTGGTAACTGCACATCTCTGGTACTATTAAGTTTATCCAATAACTTTTTCACAGGTACAATAATATGTCCTCCATAATTTTGTACAACAATATTTCAGCCATTATACATAACAAATTTATGTCACCTATTAATCAATATCTATCTTTTCTTTCACAAAAATATCTCTGTTTATGAAGGTCCAATACCCATGGAGATTGAAAATCTTGGTAAATTTGAGCATCTTGCAGTGGGGTTTAACGATTTGAGTGGACCAATTCCATCAAAGATCTTCAACATTTCAACATTGAAATACTTGTATCTTTCATACAACTCTCTCTCAGGTGTTCTACCATCAGAAATGGGGTATACTCTGCCTAGCTTGGTGCAACTACACTTAACTGGGAACAAGCTTGTTGGAAGCATTCCAAATGGTTTATTCAATGCTACTTTGCTTACTAAAATTGACTTGAGTGAGAATCAATTCAATGGACTCATGCCTACCGGATTTCGATATCTATCAATCCTTGAAGTTCTTCATATAGGTGGCAATAATTTGACAAGTTCTCATGAACTTGAATTCCTTACATCCTTGACAAGTTGTACACAGTTGAAGCGTATTGTAGTAACTGGCAATCCTTTAAAGGCGAGTCTTCCTAAGTCGATTGGAAATTTATCAAAGTCTCTAGAACTTTTTCAAGCAGATCTCTGTAAAATTTATGGCAACATTCCATTGGAAATAGGAAACATAAGTAGCTTGTTGAATTTAAATTTGTATGGGAATGATATAAGTGGACCAATTCCTACTACAATTAAAGGGTTACAGAAGCTTCAGTCTTTGAATTTGAGCTACAATGAATTGCAGGGATCCATCATAGATGAGCTTTGTGAAATTGGGAGCTTAAGTGTGCTGTCTCTATCAAGTAATAAGCTATCTGGAGTTATACCAACATGCTTGGGAAATATGGCCTCTCTTAGAATCGTTTACATGGATTCTAACAAATTGATTTCAGAGATACCATCTTCTTTTTGGAATCTCAAGGATGTCTTAGAGGTAAATTTATCATCTAATGCTCTTGTTGGAGAACTTCCATATGATATAGGAAGATTGAGAGCTCTGGTTCTATTGGATCTATCAAAAAATGAGTTTTCAGGCAACATTCCTACAACCATAAGTTCCTTGGGAACACTGCAAAATTTGTCCCTGGCAAGCAACAAATTTCAAGGGTCTATTCCTGCGTCGTACGGCGAAATGGTAAGCTTAAGCTCACTGGACTTATCTCGAAATCTTTTGTCAGGTGCGATTCCAAAATCCTTAGAGTCACTTGTTTATCTTAAATACATCAACTTGTCTTATAATAAATTGCAAGGAGAGATTCCTAATGATGGACCATTTGTAAATTTCACTGCTCAATCTTTCATGCATAATGAAGCACTTTGTGGTAATCCTCGCCTATTGGTCCCTCCATGTTCTAAGAAAGATAGGCAAAGATCAAGGACAATGTTGCTTTTGCTCAAATGCATTCCACCTATAGTTGTGTCAATCATTTTGGTTGTTGCATTCATAGTAGTTCTGCAATGTAAGAGAAAAAATGTTAAAACTCGTCATGAGAGAAATTCATCAACTTTGGAAACAAGAAGGCTTTCCTACTATGAACTTGTACGAGCAACTAATGGATTTAGTGAGAGTAATTTAATTGGAAAGGGGGGATTTGGTTCTGTATATCAAGGGAAGCTCTCTGGTGGGTTGATAGTTGCAATCAAAGTGCTTGATTTGGAttcagaagaaacagcacacagTTTTGAAGTGGAATGCAATGCAATGCGCAATCTACGCCATCGAAATCTTGTTAAGATTATTAGCAGTTGTTCAAATGATGATTTCAAATCCTTGGTGATGGAGTTTATGCCAAATGGAAGTCTTGACAAATGGTTGTACTCACATGAGTACTGTTTAGATTTCTTTGAAAGGTTGAGTATAATGTTAGATGTGGCATCTGCATTGGAATATCTGCATCATGGTTTTTCAACTCCAGTTGTTCATTGTGACTTGAAGCCTAGCAATGTCATGTTAGATGAAGACATGGTGGCACATGTAAGTGATTTTGGCATTGCTAAACTCTTGGATAAGGGACAATCTAAAGTTCATACAAAGACCTACTTAGCCACTCTTGGCTATGTTGCACCAGGTAATTCCTTATCACTATTGTATTTTCCTTTGGATTTTGTCTTAGTTAAACATATCTTTAAATGATGGATGTGGATATTATGACTCGCaaatcaaaaatactatttgcacACTATAAATCAGCCACCAAATCAGTCATTATAAATATACACATAGTATAGTTGATTCCCAATTTATAATGTCATCCCTATTTTGGACATATTTCCATCATTATAAAGCATATCTATAACAAAATCTTATAAAGTTAGGAGTGACATCAAGATAGGAATGGTAATACTAGACATGCCTAGACAAATTATAAACTATAAGTCTTAATTACTTGTTGTGGAAAAattatttactttattatatttgtttattATATTGAGAACATTTGAAAATAACTAGTAATTAGTATTGACTTGTAGAGTATGGATCTATGGGAATTATTTCTGTCAAAGGAGATGTGTATAGCTATGGAATTATGTTAATGGAAGTCTTCACAAGAAAGATGCCTACAGATGATATGTTTGCTGCAGAATTGAGCTTGAAAAGTTGGATTAACCAATCACTGCCAAATTCAATCATAGAAGTTGTGGATTACAATTTAGTACAATTATATGGTGAACAAATTGATAATATATTGCCCCATATATCATCTATATTAGAATTAGCTTTGAGTTGTTGTGTAAATCCACCTGAAGAACGAATTACAGTGACAGATGTTGTTGTGTCATTAACCAAGATCAAGAATTTGTTCACACAAGAAAGCTAAGGAACAAACCTTAGACAACTTTTAATTTTTTGCAGTCACACCCCCCTCTTtcaaatgtaaaatatatatgtgtattttttctattattatttttctctcatttctttcaaggaaagaaaatggaaacagAGGTTCCAATATTCACAACAGATCAAAAGAgacagacacacacacacacaccccaCAAAGATTGCAACAGGGAAACAATCTTTCAGTAACCTGTGAAGTTGGCAACTTCTTTTATATGTATAAGCTTCAGCAACCGTTTTTTTAGGCCAGGAACCAATAAAACACTCAATATGTATGCGTGTAATGAAGAATGGAAGGGAAGAACAGTGATTGAATTCGTAGCTAGAACATATTTACACGAAAAAACCATGGAAGAACAAAAGCAATTACAAGGCATGCCATCAAGAAGTTACAAAATGGCTGTCCTCGCCAACATCCACCAAACCTGCGTGATGAGTTATCTTGGTCCATGAATCTCCCTTCGTTCCACTCTTCCATGAATCCAGCATCAGCAACACCCGACACGTTTTTCGCAATCTCGCCACATATTTCACATAATCTGTTGTTAGAAAGAGTAGCTAATAAGCAATTTATTCTGTAATAAAATGCAACAAAAAATGTATTTAACATGGAGCAATTTGCGAATTCGGAATTTAATAGTTTTTGAACGATCAGTGATAAGACTCACATGCAGTTATCTTCATGTAAAGTTGCTAGTTGAAAATCGTTACATGATTTGAcatgtttgactaaattattatctaacggTTCTGAAGTTAACTATATGTGAGTTTTTACCTACCttaatattttataccaatacCAAATTTGGCATCCAAGAATATACAATAAAAAGGGGTTTGAAGAAAAGTGTTATGCTTCTAAAAAATAAGAATCATTTTAGGGTGATGATACTATAAGCTTTTCCTAGTCCAAGCCCAACAAATCATCAAAATTCAGAGCAGGGAAAGTGCAGAATCAAAAGACTCTTTACAATTTTGAATAAACATCAAATAGTCTGGTCATAATTGACATGCAAGATACAAGCACAGCCATTTACTCTTGGATTCCAAGGATAGATGATAATCATGATAATCAAATAGTCTGAAGCTGCTGCATACTTCCAAATATTTCACAAGACATGTACACATGGATAtataaattggaaaaaaaaacatTGATAACAACACATGTACCTGTTTCCTTTAAGCTTGAACCAGGCCTCAGCACAATGAATATGCGCAATGCCAAGCTCATCCTTACATGAACAACCAAGCTGAATCAAATCAGTACTAGTAGCACCATTGGCAGTTCCAACAGCTGTTGCATCTGATGGTCTCCCAGAAGCAAGGTGGCAAATCCTACAAATCCTTTCACCTTCTGAACTCTCACTAAACCGTTTGTGGTTGGTGCACCTTATATCAATCACACAAGAATTCTTATCTGTCATTTCAGAAACCCCTTTGGGGGCTCTCACAGATACTTTGCTCAACCCTGATTCATTTACCTTCAGCTCCAATTTCATACTGTCCCTGTTAACACACTCACTCTGAACAGCCTCTATTACAACCACGGTTTCAACCACTTGCTGATTAAccaaattgcttgaattataactAGTTCCTTGATCAACCTCAGACATTGTTTCACTGTTTTTTTGGTAATCACACTTCTTCCCACTCTCAACTTCCTCAGGTTCCACCTTTAACTCCTTATCTGATCCCAAATCCTTACCCTTTTGTTCTGAAGTTCCAACTTCTCCACTTATAGTGGTTCTCTCACCCAAGCTACCCCTACCTACTGCATCAATTGCAGCCCCATCAGGTTCATGACTCAAATTATCATCAACTCTTTCATGAACAGGATCCATTACCTCACCACTCCCCTCACTTGCGGCTTGATCCATTACCAATTCGTTCAACTCAATTATTTTCTAACCAGAAAAGAAATCCTTACTACATATACATGCCACAGTGCAAACTCCAACCACCAAAAACTAAACTTGAAACGGATAAACAAAAATGCTGCTTTTAATTGCAGAGGAAGATCAATGTGATCAaataaaactttgaaaatgaaTATCTTTCAACAACCCACTTCATGATTCGAGACATAACCTTGGCATATTACCATAAACCATCAAGATTCTATTGAAAAATGAAACTTTGGATGtcacctaattaaaaaaaaagaaggatgACCTCAATTTCCAAGTAAAAACAAGCAAGTACCCcccaaaatcaagaaaaaaaaggaaaattttaATCTGGGAATGTTTGAATCCAACCTTAACTTCAGGGAGCATATAGAAATATATTTAATTGGGAAAATAGGAGATTAagttaggtgaagaaaagaaatgaagaagaaaaacagCAACAAAAGAGGATTGAGTGCGTTTGAATCATATAATTGAATGTGTTAGTGAGTGGAGAAAGCAAGGGATAAATGAgaaataaaaagggttttgtcTTTATTGGTCGGTTTCATATGAATCCCTTTTCATATATAGACAGACAGAGATTGACATCTCACTACTATTGCAAAATACAAAGCTCACAAAGTAGTTATCATTATTTAATTTGAAacgaaaaatatatttaatttataaattgaatttatttttaatgcagtATAAAACTGTTTTACATTtacattcaattaaataaaatcacattaacaaaaataattatttttatattaactacGTAAATAAGAACAGTTGTGATTGCACGAAACGTTTTATATTGTCAGTTAGAACCTTTAAAATGGGCTAAACCCATCGAGCCAGTCTGTTTACCTATTTAAATGGTCGGAATTTGTCTCTAAAATTAAGTCCGTTTAAATTTCGGGCTAAACGGACTGAACCCAATTAACCTGAAAAAGATGACGGGTTAAACGGGTTAGTCCGCGGACTAAATGAGTGGctcgtttaattttttttacatttgtcCAAAAAAAAGTAGCACTTTTAGCCGATGTTTTTCTCTATCCGACCCGAAAATCCGACCcaccaat from Arachis hypogaea cultivar Tifrunner chromosome 10, arahy.Tifrunner.gnm2.J5K5, whole genome shotgun sequence includes:
- the LOC112714449 gene encoding uncharacterized protein isoform X2; amino-acid sequence: MANPWFHVSVFFLSFYYTFALLSTDDESALLAFKSSITSDPNHMLGNWSTSSSSSLCNWVGVICDSDNGRVKSLNLSNMGLVGTIPPHVGNLSFLEELDLKGNNFHGMLPQEMFSLQQLRLLNLSSNAFGGSIPQSVSSLSNLVEFDCSSNLINGTIPPVIGQLRQLKLFNFENNSLSGIIPPTVSNLTLLEVFNLGSNFISGEIPREVGDLTKLRRMRFDHNKLSGKIPATLFNMSVLYDFILHFNDLSGTLPSNICQGLPQLSYLYLNENDLSGKMPTVWHNCQELIHVNLSVNGFDKGPMPSDFGNLTKLQYLYLDDNNLEGEVPFSLLNISSLVIMSLMENKLKGQLPSDMCHLLPQLECLYLDTNQFEGIIPRSISRCTQLKVLRLMYNQFTGTIPGTLPSDKGYNLPNLDQLHLTGNKFVGTIPSGLFNATLLTKLDLSENQFSGVMPAAFRDLTILEVLHIGGNNLTTDNDSHELDFLTSLTSSTHLRRIILSNNPLNATLPKSIGNLSQSLVLFQADNCGIYGNIPMEVGNITSLWNLNLYGNNISGPIPTTIKRLQNLQSLNLSYNGLQGSIIDELCEIMSLSVLALSSNKLSGAIPACLGNMASLRKVYMDSNKLNSGIPSSFWNLNDILEVNLSSNALTGQLSPGIEKLRALVLLDLSRNDISGDIPAISSLALQNLSLASNKLQGSIPESLGQLVSLNSLDLSQNLLSGSIPKSLVSLTFLKYINLSYNNLQGEIPSGGPFANFTAQSFMHNEALCGNPRLQVPPCAKQDGKSSRLKLILAICIPLVLVLIILILAYIIVRRHRIKDVENPAEKNSSDLGAAKRISYYELVQATNGFNESNLIGKGGFGSVYQGMLSSGMIVAIKVINVDLEATSKSFDAECNAMRNLRHRNLVKVITSCSNDEFKSLVMEFMPNGSLDKWLYSHNYCLDFLQRLNIMLDVASALEYLHYGSSIPVVHCDLKPSNVLLDQEMVAHVSDFGIAKLLDEGQSITHTKTMATLGYVAPEYGSKGIISIKGDVYSYGIMLMEVFTRKMPTDDMFAAELSLKSWINNSMPNSVMEVVDSNLIQLYGDEDIDVVLPHISSVLRLALSCCTDSAEERIKMTDVVAALTKIKNEFTLMKE